AGGAAAAAGCCCTGCTCTATCTGTTTGACAGGGGCGGGAAAGCCAAGCAAGCTGAAGTCAGGGAGATGCTTGGGATTCCTAAGACGACCGCCTGGAGGATGTTCCAGCGCCTTGAGAAGCAGGGACTGGTGAGGGTCTACAAGAAGAAGAGAGAAAACTGGGTGGAGCTAAGGCTTTAACGAACTCTTGCTCCCAATTTTACTTCTTTATCTGGCATGAGTAGAGCCACGTTCTCACCGTCATCTGCCGCGAGGAGCATTCCCTGACTTTCTACGCCACGGAGTTTCTTCGGCTCGAGATTTGCAATGACGACAACATATCTATTGAGCAGCTCCTCTTTGCTGTAGTACTTCTTAAGCCCAGCAACAAGCTGTCTAACCTCTTCGCCAAGGTCAACTTTAAGGACATAGAGCTTGTCCGCGTTTGGATGGTCTTTGACCTCAACAACCTTCCCAATCCTTAACTCAAGCTTAGCAAAATCATCGAACTTTATATATTCCATCTTTCCGCCCCCCATTCTTTCTTTCTTCTCAAGTTTTTTTCCATAGATGCTCTTAAGTATTGCCATTGCCTCTTCCCTTCTCTTCTCTCCAAAGTTCTCAAGGGTTACCCTTACAACATCCTCCATCTTGTAGTATTTTTCAAGGAGAAGCTTTGCACTCTCCGGATTTCCCCTGGCGATGTGCTTGACTATAAATAGTATGATGTCCTCATCAGTGACCTTCCTGAAGAGTATCTCAGCTTTTCTGACCTTATGTCCTGCCGGAATTTCGGTGAACTTCCACTTTTTAAGCTCGTCAAGATTTAAGAGGTGCCATATTTTTTCGCCTGCATCTGGGAGGAAGGGTTCAATTATGATTCCCAGAGCTTTGACGATCTGGAGCGAAACATTAACTGTCGTTGCCGTTCTCAGCTTATCAGTCTTTGCGGTCTTCCAGGGTTGCTGGTAATCGAAGTAGCGATTTCCAAAGGCAGCAAGCGCCATTGCTCTTTTCAGTGCGTCTTTGAAGCGGTATTTTGCTATTAGCTCCCCAACTTCCTCAAAGGCTTTCTCAATTTCCTCAAACGCTTGTCTATCCAATTCATCAGGTTCTCCCCTCTCAGGGACTTTTCCATCGAAATATCTGTTAACGAAGGTTAGAGCTCTATGGACAAAGTTTCCAAGTATGTTGACCAGCTCCTCGTTTATCTTGGCTTTGAAGTCCTTGAAATTAAAATCGGAATCCCTTGTTTCGGGCATTATTGCTGTTAGATAATAGCGGAGATAGTCAGCGGGGAATTCATCCAAGAATTCGTGAACCCAAATAGCCCAGTTTCTGCTGGTTGAGAACTTCTTGCCTTCTAAGTTGAGATATTCATTGGCCGGAATGTCATAGGGCAACAGCCACTTAAATTCTCCATTTTTATCTTTAAACTTCCCATAACTCATTAAGAAAGCTGGCCAGAAAATTGCGTGGAATGGTATGTTATCCTTTCCAATGAAGTGAATTATTCTTGTCTCTTCTCCATCATAGTTTGCCAGCCAGTACTTTTTCCATTCTTCTTCCTTACCTATGCGCTTGAAGTATTCAATCGTTATTGATATGTATCCTATTGGTGCCTCAAACCAGACATAGAGGACCTTGCCTTTCATGTCTTCAGTTTCAAGTGGCACTGGAATTCCCCAGTCTAAATCCCGGGTTATAGCCCTCTCTTCAAGTCCCTCTTTTATCCATCCAAGAACGGTGTTTCTAACATTGGGCTTCCAGTGTCCGTTACCCTCAATCCACTTTCTAAGCTTTTCCTGGAAGTCCTGCATTTTAATATAATAATGAGCAGAATCTTTGAAGGTTATGGGATTTCCACATATATTGCATCTTGGGTTTATCAAAATTTCAGGGGTAAGGGGTCTACCGCAAACTTCACACTGGTCTCCTCTCTGCTCCTCAGCTCCACAGTAGGGACAGGTTCCGATTACATATCTGTCCGGAAGAAACATCTTATCGTGCTCACAGTAAGCCTGCTTTGTTACCTTCTTTACAAGGTGTCCGTTCTTAAGGGCTCTTAGGAAGAAATCCTGACTGACCTTATAGTGAACTGGCAGCTCTGTTCTTCCGAAATAATCAAAGCTTATCTTAGCTCTTTCAAAAGTGGTCTTTATATGTTCATAGTAGTAGTCGACAATTTCCCTTGGGCTCTTGCCTTCTTTCAATGCCCTGAATGTTATCGGTGTTCCATGCTCATCAGTCCCACATATGTAAATAACATCTTCTCCCTTCAATCTGAGATATCGGACAAAAATATCAGCCGGCAGATATGCTCCAGCTAAATGTCCTGCATGGATGGGGCCATTAGCGTAAGGCAGGGCCGATGTTACCATATACCTTGTCATCGTTATCACCTCGAAAAACTAATGTTATTGGCTTTATAAGTGCTGTGAAATTTAAACATTACGGTGGGTTATTTTCGGTAAATGGAAATATGCTTAGTTGTGCATAAACAAGTGTTACCTTCACCGAACATTATTTAACATGAAAGCAGAAGGTTTCTTGGTGGTTTCATGAAAGCTCGGATAAGAGAAAGATTCAAATTTGATGCAGCTCATGCTGTTGTTATTAATGGAGAGCCAGAGGAGATTCACGGTCACACTTTCAGGCTTGAAGTGGTTGTAGAGGGGGAGCTCAGAAAAGGGTATATAATTGATTTCCTGGAGCTCAGAAAGATTGTTGAGGGTGTCATAGCTAATTTGAGGCATAAAAACCTCAATAAGTTTTTTGAGAATCCCACAACTGAAAACATAGCACTGTGGATTGCCCAGAAGGTTGAGAAAAAATTGCCTCCAACCATTAAGCTCCAGAAAATTATACTTTGGGAAGGAGATGAAAACGGAGTTGAGTTTGAATTTTAATCGTTCACCAGTGCATCTCTAAACCTAATATAATAGATGAGCACCACCAAAAACATTAGGCACCAGATTCCAAAGGCAACCTTCCATGCCGGATAGATGTCAAGCAGGGGTCCGATGACCATTAAACCCAAGGGAGTCGAGATATTCACCAACATCCCAAGAGCAGAAAATACTCTCCCCCTGAGTTCACTTGGCACTGCCCTCTGGATCTTTGCCTGCAGGGGGGTGCTGATTATTGCACTGCTGAAGCCCCAGAGAAGATTTATTGCAAGCAGGGATATGAAGATAATACCTGTGGAGAGCTTTGCAGGAGGGGAAATTAGAATGATGAAGGCAAACATTACAGCACCATTGAAAAAGAGAGATTTAAAGAACAATCTCCCAGCTCTTCTTCCAAGCCTTGCTGCAACTAAGATGTTGCCCAAAAGCATGCCGACCATGAGTGCAGACTGGAGAACTCCAAACTGCTGACTTGACAGCTTTAATATCACCCTGTAAACATACGGTTCCAGTACAGAGCCAAATGGCTGACCCAAGGCATTCATAAACAGGGCGAAGCTTATCAAAACCATAAGGTATCGGCTTGATCTTAGAAATGAAAGCCCCTCCCTGATATCTGCTATGATTTCACCGAAACTCTCTATTTCCCTTGTCTTCCATTCATACCGTATGAAGATTTCAAAGAGACCTGAACCAAAAAAGCTGAGAGCATTTATCGTAAATGCAAGCTTTATTCCCCCAACTGCATATATCAACCCACCGAGGGCGGGCCCAATGAGGCGGGCAACTATTGAAAAAGAACTAACTATCGAGTTTGCACGCTCAAGTTTGTCAGATTCAACCAGATCGGGAAACATGGCACTTGTAGAGGCTCCAAAAAATGTGCTCATTATTGCAAGAACAATCTGCAGGATGAGGAGCTGATATATCTCAAGGAGGTTGAGAAAAACAACTCCAAAAAGGAGGACTCCCCTAAGCAAATCAAAACCAACCATCAGGGCTTTTCTGTTGTATCTATCTCCCACAACACCAGCAAAAGGCATAAATACCAGAGAGGGTAGGATATCAGCCAGAACAAAAATGCTCATCATACTTCCGCTTTTGGTTTTGTCAAGAATATACAGGGGGAGAGCAACTTCGTGAACTGCCCATCCTATCTGAGACACAAATCTTCCAACTGCGAAGAGCCAGAAGTTTTTTCCTAACCCTGTCATTTATAGTCCCCCATGTATTCTGTGGTTTTTATCATCACAGTTTTGTGTAGTATGCTCTTTTGTGGTATGTTTTTTAATACTTATGATCAGTATATAAAAATTTATCGGAAACTTGTATCAAAAAGATTTTTAACGTGTGCTCAGGCTGAATTAATTCATGAAAGTCCCAGAAATGCTAATCCTGATTGCCTTTGGTCATCTCATTGGAAAGAGGGTTAGTCTTGCTAAAGTTGGACGGTTTGCCAGTAAATATCTGCTCGCGTTTTTGATATTCGGGAACATAGCGAGCAAGTCTCTGGACTATCTTCTCAGCATAAAGATTGTGTTCATATATGCGGTTCTTGTGACCATTATATGCCTGCTTTCATCGTATCTTTATGGACATGTTTTTATCAAAGATCACAAGTGGAGAGGGGCGCTTATTATTCTCTCCGTGTATCCGAATTTATCAGCTCTGGGCTTCCCCATAGTGAGCCTTTTTGTAAATGACATAACACCGGCTGTAATTTATGCCTCGATAACATCAATGACCGTTGTGCCGATTGTAACATTTGTAGCATCTCATTTCTCAAACCATTCTTCCACCTTAAAAGAGAGTCTGAAAGCTTCGGTGCTCTTTCCTCCATCAATAGCAACAGTGCTGGGAGTTACAGCAGTTGTGCTCAACATTAAGATACCCTTTTTGAACGTCATAAAAAGAATTGGCTGGCTCACAATTCCCCTTCTCCTAATTTATTTCGGCTCCAGAATAACGTTGAAGAGATTTACCTTGAAAAGTTTTGCTGAAGTTTTGGTCTTTCGCTCATTAATACCGGCAGTTTTTGTTGTGACGATACTTCACGGTTATAGTGATGAGGTTTTCTACTCCGTTTTAGTTGAATCAGTAATGCCCCCAGCTATATCTGCAAATGCGATTCTTGCGTATTACAACTTAAAAGCCGAAGAGGCCGTGAGTGCGACCTTTGCTCATACCATCTTGACTTTGGCAGTATTTATTGTGTTGAGTATTTTAAGATAAAAAATAACAAAGAAGAATTACTTTCCAGCAATCCTGACATTCTCAAATGCGACCCATGGTGTTATTGCCGTTCCGTGGAATGGAATTACCTTCTGCTCTTTGCTAATTGCGTAAATCTGATTGATCAGCTCGTAAACATTGCCGCTCATCATGAAGACCGTTGAACCTTTGACTTCCCCATTCTCAATTAGAAACGCCGGGTTAGCAACGACGGCAAAGTTTCCGTTGTCTGGGTTGCTTGAGTGTGCTCCTTGGAAGCCATCAACGAGGTAGCCGTGGTCAATCTCAGCTATCAAGTCGCTTAGACTTTCTTTTCCTTTCTCAATGACAATGCTGTGGAATCCTATGCCAATTCCACCTGTTGAGAGGTTCCTTGTTCCGTTTCCAGTGCTTTCTGTCCCATAAACCTTAGCCCAGTAGTTGTTCCATATGAAGCCTTTGAAGACACCGTTTTCAATGAGCATGTTCTTTCTCGTTGGAATTCCCTCATCGTCAGCTATAACCGGTTTTAAGCTGAGCTCATGGAACGGATCGTCATAGATAGTCAAAAGCTCGCTTGCAATTTTTTGCTCAACTTTATTAAGAAGAGGTGTTGTTTCTTTAACTACTCTTTCACCGCTAAACGCTGGAAAGAGCGCATAGCTCAGCAGGGAAGCCATGGCCCACGGCCCAACTATCACCTTTGCCTCCTCGGTCTTGCTTTTCTCAACGTTGTAAGCCCACTTGACTTTTTGGGCAACCTCTTCAACAACTTTCTCAACCTCAAGATCCAAGCCAAGCTTG
Above is a genomic segment from Thermococcus sp. SY098 containing:
- the metG gene encoding methionine--tRNA ligase, whose amino-acid sequence is MTRYMVTSALPYANGPIHAGHLAGAYLPADIFVRYLRLKGEDVIYICGTDEHGTPITFRALKEGKSPREIVDYYYEHIKTTFERAKISFDYFGRTELPVHYKVSQDFFLRALKNGHLVKKVTKQAYCEHDKMFLPDRYVIGTCPYCGAEEQRGDQCEVCGRPLTPEILINPRCNICGNPITFKDSAHYYIKMQDFQEKLRKWIEGNGHWKPNVRNTVLGWIKEGLEERAITRDLDWGIPVPLETEDMKGKVLYVWFEAPIGYISITIEYFKRIGKEEEWKKYWLANYDGEETRIIHFIGKDNIPFHAIFWPAFLMSYGKFKDKNGEFKWLLPYDIPANEYLNLEGKKFSTSRNWAIWVHEFLDEFPADYLRYYLTAIMPETRDSDFNFKDFKAKINEELVNILGNFVHRALTFVNRYFDGKVPERGEPDELDRQAFEEIEKAFEEVGELIAKYRFKDALKRAMALAAFGNRYFDYQQPWKTAKTDKLRTATTVNVSLQIVKALGIIIEPFLPDAGEKIWHLLNLDELKKWKFTEIPAGHKVRKAEILFRKVTDEDIILFIVKHIARGNPESAKLLLEKYYKMEDVVRVTLENFGEKRREEAMAILKSIYGKKLEKKERMGGGKMEYIKFDDFAKLELRIGKVVEVKDHPNADKLYVLKVDLGEEVRQLVAGLKKYYSKEELLNRYVVVIANLEPKKLRGVESQGMLLAADDGENVALLMPDKEVKLGARVR
- a CDS encoding 6-carboxytetrahydropterin synthase, which gives rise to MKARIRERFKFDAAHAVVINGEPEEIHGHTFRLEVVVEGELRKGYIIDFLELRKIVEGVIANLRHKNLNKFFENPTTENIALWIAQKVEKKLPPTIKLQKIILWEGDENGVEFEF
- a CDS encoding MFS transporter yields the protein MTGLGKNFWLFAVGRFVSQIGWAVHEVALPLYILDKTKSGSMMSIFVLADILPSLVFMPFAGVVGDRYNRKALMVGFDLLRGVLLFGVVFLNLLEIYQLLILQIVLAIMSTFFGASTSAMFPDLVESDKLERANSIVSSFSIVARLIGPALGGLIYAVGGIKLAFTINALSFFGSGLFEIFIRYEWKTREIESFGEIIADIREGLSFLRSSRYLMVLISFALFMNALGQPFGSVLEPYVYRVILKLSSQQFGVLQSALMVGMLLGNILVAARLGRRAGRLFFKSLFFNGAVMFAFIILISPPAKLSTGIIFISLLAINLLWGFSSAIISTPLQAKIQRAVPSELRGRVFSALGMLVNISTPLGLMVIGPLLDIYPAWKVAFGIWCLMFLVVLIYYIRFRDALVND
- a CDS encoding AEC family transporter encodes the protein MKVPEMLILIAFGHLIGKRVSLAKVGRFASKYLLAFLIFGNIASKSLDYLLSIKIVFIYAVLVTIICLLSSYLYGHVFIKDHKWRGALIILSVYPNLSALGFPIVSLFVNDITPAVIYASITSMTVVPIVTFVASHFSNHSSTLKESLKASVLFPPSIATVLGVTAVVLNIKIPFLNVIKRIGWLTIPLLLIYFGSRITLKRFTLKSFAEVLVFRSLIPAVFVVTILHGYSDEVFYSVLVESVMPPAISANAILAYYNLKAEEAVSATFAHTILTLAVFIVLSILR
- a CDS encoding TldD/PmbA family protein, with product MEELIRFGERFFDELEIAVYRNRDVGVNIELNEVSTSSVRQRTITVIRGIKDKRIGISIIDSEDKEEIKKAIEEAYKMAKLNAPDEKWVSLPEPGKYREPKKISKEVKEVSPDYFVDLATKAIKLALEKDKGFVVAGGGGGAEWSESLIVNSHGVDVFQEGGGAYFYLELIGRKNGNVTPGIFEFDAKLGLDLEVEKVVEEVAQKVKWAYNVEKSKTEEAKVIVGPWAMASLLSYALFPAFSGERVVKETTPLLNKVEQKIASELLTIYDDPFHELSLKPVIADDEGIPTRKNMLIENGVFKGFIWNNYWAKVYGTESTGNGTRNLSTGGIGIGFHSIVIEKGKESLSDLIAEIDHGYLVDGFQGAHSSNPDNGNFAVVANPAFLIENGEVKGSTVFMMSGNVYELINQIYAISKEQKVIPFHGTAITPWVAFENVRIAGK